From the genome of bacterium, one region includes:
- a CDS encoding DUF899 family protein, whose amino-acid sequence MSHHKIARPNTDRLHSFQHRGTPPSRHRVGTREEWLAARLKLLEAEKELTRRSDELAQRRRELPWVPVEKQYTFQTEHGPKTLRELFDGRSQLVVYHFMFGPDYEG is encoded by the coding sequence ATGTCCCACCACAAGATAGCCCGACCAAACACAGATCGCCTGCACTCGTTTCAACACCGAGGTACGCCTCCTTCACGTCATCGGGTCGGAACGCGTGAAGAGTGGCTCGCCGCCCGGCTCAAGCTGCTCGAAGCCGAGAAGGAGCTCACGCGGCGTAGCGACGAGCTGGCGCAGCGGCGCCGGGAGCTTCCATGGGTGCCGGTCGAGAAGCAGTACACATTCCAGACCGAGCACGGACCGAAGACGCTACGTGAGCTGTTCGACGGCCGCTCGCAGCTGGTAGTCTACCACTTCATGTTCGGCCCGGACTACGAGGG
- a CDS encoding SDR family NAD(P)-dependent oxidoreductase, with product MNVAGKTVLITGASRGIGRALVDEALRRGAKRVYAGTRSPLQYADKRVTALTLDVTRASQIRQAAHEVASLDILINNAGVAIYDDLSNPDVIAQHLAVNLFGVFNVTRAFLPLLRRSKGAIVNNVSLAALAPLPLISGYSMSKAAALNMTQSLRALLAGQGVTVHAAIIGPTDTDMTRGFDIPKAPPESTAAGIFDGLENGEEDIFPDPASQSAAEGWRNGVAKALERQFAVFVPESAA from the coding sequence ATGAACGTTGCGGGGAAAACAGTCTTGATCACCGGCGCCAGCCGCGGCATCGGCCGGGCGCTCGTCGATGAGGCGCTGAGGCGTGGGGCGAAGAGGGTCTACGCGGGGACGCGCAGCCCGCTGCAATACGCCGACAAACGCGTGACGGCCCTCACGCTGGACGTGACCAGAGCTTCGCAGATCCGGCAAGCGGCCCACGAGGTCGCATCTCTCGACATCCTCATCAACAATGCAGGCGTCGCCATCTACGACGATCTGAGCAATCCCGACGTCATCGCGCAGCACCTGGCCGTCAACCTCTTCGGAGTGTTCAACGTAACGCGCGCTTTTCTGCCGCTACTGCGGCGCTCCAAAGGGGCCATCGTCAACAACGTGTCCCTGGCAGCGCTCGCGCCCTTGCCGCTTATCTCTGGCTACTCCATGTCGAAGGCGGCTGCGCTCAACATGACACAGTCGCTGAGGGCGCTCTTGGCCGGTCAGGGTGTCACGGTACATGCCGCCATCATCGGCCCCACCGACACCGATATGACCCGGGGCTTCGATATCCCGAAGGCCCCGCCTGAGTCTACCGCGGCGGGCATCTTCGACGGGTTGGAGAACGGGGAGGAGGATATCTTTCCCGATCCCGCGTCCCAGTCCGCGGCGGAAGGCTGGCGCAATGGCGTCGCTAAGGCGCTCGAGCGCCAGTTCGCAGTTTTCGTGCCAGAAAGCGCGGCGTAA
- a CDS encoding MBL fold metallo-hydrolase, whose product MPVIHTVRIPSEQVPGVYRLRVGDIVVTALSDGYFEAGLDVLLNVSTPEAQRLLELAGRPPRARAPINAFAIHAGGRLALIDAGAGSTLGPTAGRLSANLAAAGIHPNEIDTVLLTHMHSDHSAGLIDPSGVPVFQGAELHLHKDEAAYWQDDTAVSRAPEPVRPFFQAARSQLEAYRDRLRPLLPGEVFPGVTWMPMPGHTPGHTGYLIASGGASLLIWGDIIHIQDVQIPRPETGFFVDTDPAAAAATRRRVLDMVAADRLLVGGMHVHFPGFARVVRDGTRFQMVRDVWADDL is encoded by the coding sequence ATGCCAGTAATCCACACGGTTCGGATACCCAGCGAGCAAGTGCCAGGTGTCTATCGCCTCCGCGTCGGGGATATCGTCGTTACGGCACTCAGCGATGGGTATTTTGAGGCTGGTCTCGACGTGCTGCTGAATGTCTCCACGCCGGAGGCTCAACGCCTGCTCGAGCTCGCGGGTCGGCCGCCGAGAGCGCGAGCTCCGATCAACGCGTTCGCGATCCATGCGGGAGGACGGCTCGCGTTGATCGACGCCGGGGCGGGATCGACACTTGGTCCGACGGCAGGGCGGCTATCAGCCAATCTCGCGGCCGCCGGCATTCATCCTAACGAAATTGACACGGTGCTCCTGACCCACATGCATTCCGACCATTCCGCGGGATTGATCGACCCGTCCGGCGTGCCGGTCTTCCAAGGAGCGGAACTGCATTTGCACAAAGACGAGGCGGCCTATTGGCAGGACGACACCGCGGTGAGCCGGGCGCCCGAGCCGGTTCGCCCGTTCTTCCAAGCGGCGCGCAGCCAACTCGAGGCCTACCGCGATCGGCTTCGCCCGTTACTGCCGGGCGAGGTGTTCCCTGGCGTCACGTGGATGCCGATGCCCGGGCATACCCCCGGCCACACCGGTTATCTCATTGCATCCGGTGGCGCCTCGCTCCTGATTTGGGGCGATATTATCCACATTCAGGACGTGCAGATCCCGCGGCCGGAAACCGGGTTCTTCGTCGATACCGATCCCGCCGCCGCTGCCGCCACGCGACGTCGTGTTCTCGATATGGTCGCCGCCGACCGGCTCCTTGTGGGCGGCATGCATGTCCATTTCCCCGGGTTTGCCCGCGTCGTTCGCGATGGCACGAGGTTTCAAATGGTGCGGGATGTCTGGGCGGATGATCTTTAA
- a CDS encoding SDR family oxidoreductase, with protein sequence MLLESKTAVIYGAGGAIGGAVARAFAREGARVFLAGRRLSTVNVVVEQISGAGGKVEAEQVDALDEQAVEKHIAAVVKKAGKIDISFNAIGIPAAEVARQGMQGIPFTELPVEAFSLPLTTYPRAHFVTAKAAARHMVEQRSGVILMHTPEPARLGVPLVGGMGPAWAAVESLCRNLSAEVASSGVRVVCLRSTGLPETPTIGIVFGIHAKVLGITPKQFQELLESRSHTRRSTTLAQLTGAAVLMASDLADGMTGTVANLTGGEVVD encoded by the coding sequence ATGTTGCTTGAGAGCAAGACTGCCGTCATCTACGGAGCCGGAGGAGCAATCGGCGGCGCGGTCGCCCGTGCATTCGCCCGCGAAGGGGCGCGGGTGTTTCTCGCCGGGCGCAGGCTCTCAACCGTCAACGTCGTCGTCGAGCAGATCTCTGGCGCGGGCGGAAAGGTCGAAGCGGAACAGGTCGACGCTCTCGATGAACAGGCCGTCGAGAAGCACATCGCCGCGGTCGTTAAGAAGGCCGGGAAAATCGACATCTCATTCAACGCGATCGGGATTCCTGCGGCGGAGGTCGCTCGCCAGGGCATGCAGGGTATCCCTTTCACCGAGCTCCCGGTGGAGGCGTTCTCTCTCCCCCTCACCACCTATCCGCGGGCTCACTTCGTGACCGCCAAGGCTGCGGCGCGGCACATGGTCGAGCAGCGATCCGGCGTGATCTTGATGCACACGCCGGAGCCGGCGCGTCTCGGCGTACCACTCGTTGGGGGCATGGGGCCAGCATGGGCGGCGGTGGAGTCCCTGTGTCGCAATCTTTCCGCCGAAGTCGCATCGTCCGGCGTCCGCGTCGTGTGCTTGCGCTCGACCGGACTCCCAGAGACCCCTACGATCGGCATCGTCTTCGGAATTCACGCCAAGGTGCTGGGGATCACGCCGAAGCAGTTCCAAGAGTTGCTGGAAAGCCGGAGTCACACGCGGCGCTCGACCACGCTGGCGCAGTTGACGGGCGCGGCGGTCCTCATGGCCTCCGATCTGGCCGACGGCATGACCGGAACCGTCGCGAACCTGACCGGCGGAGAAGTGGTCGATTAG